DNA from Orbaceae bacterium lpD01:
CCCCGCGGCACGATTCCTAATCACACACTCAACCGGAATCATAGCTAACTTTTTGACTAAGACTTCATTATCAGAAAGCAGCTGCTCAACCTGAGTTGGGATACCAGCAATGGCCAATTTATTCATAATAAAATGGTTAAATTTATTATTGATCATCCCCTTACGCTCGAGTTGCTCAATCCGTAGACCATCGAATGCTGAAGTATCATTTCTAAATTCTAAAATAAGTAAATCGGGATTATCGGTGTAATAAACTGTCTTTGCTTTGCCGCGGTAAAGTTCTGCTCGTTTTTGCATCTCTTTTTACCTTTTCGTTGAATCATAAAATCAGAATCAAAAAAGGAGCTCAAGGCTCCTTTGTCATTTTACTGCTGTGCAGCGGCTTTTTGGCCTTTCTGCAATTCAAGCATGAGCATATTAAAGAAACCGACCGTATAACGTTGTCTCTCAATAGCATTATCTAATAGATTTTCACCGTTAGCCTGTAAAGTCAACAATTCAACTGAGACGGTTTGACTTGCCCCATTTTGATTATGGCGAATCGCAAAGCTTGCCTGACGAGCAATATCTTCATCGGCCCGAGTGAATGTCGTTGGTGCGGTGAGAATCTCTTGCTGAGAATCAGTCGCAATCGAAATATTTTTTTCATTTAAGATGGGTTTAATATTACGCCAGATATCAAGCACACTCGGTGCTTGTAAAACGGCAACCTTACCATCATAGTCAGCATTTGAACCGGTTAAAGCGGCGATAGGTTGTAGTGGCGGACGAATATCGACATCATCCCCAACTGCGCCCACTTTAACATTCGGATAAATATAGTAGTCACCTTGTTCAGCCGGTAAGGTTAAGCCATCGGCAGCATTGAGTTTTTTCAATGCTGGCGTCTTAAGGTAATTATCATTACCATTGACTTCACGTTTATAACGTTGATCAACACTACAGGCACTAAGCAATAAAGAAACAATCGAAACCGTGATTAAAGTAGATTTTTTTGACATTATCATATTTGTTTATACTTTTGTTTTAAATAATTAGATCAGTTTAGCTAGTTTTAAGGCTTTTTCAACTATAGATTGAGAATTTTCTGTCAAAACCGTCATCGGTAATCGCAATTTACCTTCTGCAATCAGGCCTAAACGCTGACATGCCCATTTTACCGGAATCGGATTTGACTCAATAAATAGATGATTATGTAAACTAACCAGATCATCATTCAATCGACGAGCTTGTTCACCTTTACCATCAAAAGCCAGCTGACAAATGTTTGCCATTTGCGCGGCAGCAATATTTGCCGTAACGGAAATAACACCATTACCACCTAGCAATAAAAATTCTAAAAAAGTGACATCATCGCCACTGAGTAAAATAAAATCATCACCGACTAACCGCCGAGTGGTATATACGCGACTGAGATCACCGGTGGCATCTTTTAAACCGACAATATTTTTGATACTCGCTAGTCTGGCAACCGTGTCAGGCTTCATATCACAACCGGTTCTGCCGGGTACATTATATAAAATCTGAGGTAATTCAGTATTTTCTGCAATGACTTTAAAATGTTGATACAAACCCTCTTGGGTGGGTTTGTTATAGTATGGTGTGACGGTCAAACATCCCTTAACACCTAAATTTTCGACTTGTTTCGTGAGATTGATTGCTTCAGTGGTTGAGTTTGCTCCCGTACCCGCAATCACTGGAATACGGCCATCAGCATACTCAAGGACTAATTTAATCACCTCAATATGTTCATGGTGATCTAGAGTAGCCGACTCGCCTGTGGTACCAACCGCAACAATACCTGAGGTGCCACTTTTCAGATGATAATTAACTAATTTCTTAAGACTTACTTTATCGATATTACCGTCATTCGTCATTGGTGTGATAATTGCAACAATACTACCAGTAAACATAAGAAACCTCTCATCATAGATTATGCGAAATAAGATAACGCTATGCAGTATGCGATATTTCCCTAGTAAATTCAACTTCAACTGTCGCTAATTTCATTAAGATATGAACAATTTATAACCGTGAAAAACATATAATTAAAATGGATAATTGCTGAAATTTTTACCTGCATAACATCAGGCTATATGATCCAATTAACCGCCTTAGGTCATCAGTAAAAATTATCACTATAACGATCACTTCAAGTAAGATGTGCGAATCAATCCTGAATTTTTCATCATCAATAATCCAGTACTAGGCTGGATTATCTATATCAATAAAAGTAATATCCAAATTATATTCAGCGGCCAGCCACTCACTCAATGCTTTGATGCCATAACGCTCAGTGGCATGATGCCCTGCAGCATAAAAATGTAGACCATATTCACGTGCAATATGAATTGTTCTTTCTGAGACTTCACCCGTTAAAAAGGCATCAAAACCAAGTTCTGCTGCTTGTTCGATATAATCTTGTCCCCCACCACTACACCAGGCAATTGATTTAATCACTGCTGGCGCATTATCGCCGCAATGGAGAATTTCTCGGCCAAATTGTTTTTGCATTTTTTGCTGTAATTCAAATCCGGTTGCAGGCGTTTTTAATGTGCCTTTAAATAGCAAATCACGCTTATCTATACGCGGCATCATATTGATCTCTAACAACTGAGCAATTTGTGCATTGTTACCTAATAGTGGATGTCCATCTAACGGTAAATGATAACTGAGCAGATTAATATTATTCACCAGTAACGTTTTGATGCGGCGCTGTTTGATACCAGTGATGGTCACAGGCTCACTCTTCCAAAAATAGCCATGATGAACAATGATAGTATTTGCTTTTAACGCGACCGCTTCATCAAGCAGTCGTTGGCAGGCAGTGACGCCAGTCACTATCTTACCCACTTTATCCTGACCAAAAACTTGTAAACCATTAGGGGCGTAATCCTGATATAACGAGGACTCTAACGTTCTATCTAGTAACGCTTCCAACTCATTGATTAACATATTACTTTCTCTATTTTTTGTGGATTTGGCGATGACTACTATTATAACATCGGAATTTCTTAAATTACCGCATGTTTTAATTGATTGTACCTATTATTTATAGTATATCTAGGAACATTGTTTTTTATACATCAATAACAATTAGGATCCATCATGAAAACGTTAGGTGAATTTATTATTGAAAAGCAGCATGAATTTCCACATGCGACAGGTGAACTGTCAGCGCTACTTTCAGCAATAAAATTAGGGGCCAAAATAATCAATAGAGATATCAATAAAGCAGGATTAGTGGATATTACAGGTACCAGTGGCATATCGAATATTCAGGGTGAAATGCAAATGAAATTAGATGTGTTTGCGAATGAAACTCTCAAAGCAGCACTAGAAGCTCGAGGCGTAGTCGCTGGTATTGCCTCTGAAGAAGAAGATAAATTAGTGATTTTTGATAATCAAAAATCACATCATGGTAAATATGTGGTGTTGATGGATCCTTTGGATGGTTCATCTAATATTGATGTAAATGTATCGGTAGGTACTATTTTTTCTATTTATCAGCGCGTTACTCCTGTCGGCCAACCGATTCAGGAGTCCGATTTTTTACAACCAGGACATAAACAAGTTGCCGCCGGTTATATTATTTATGGCTCGTCAACCATGTTAGTTTACTCAACAGGTTGTGGTGTTCATGCTTTTACTTATGACCCTTCGATTGGCGTATTTTGCTTATCTCACGAAAGCGTTAAATTTCCTGAAAAAGGCAACATTTACTCAATCAATGAAGGATTTTATTCCAAATTTCCGGTTGGCGTAAAACAGTATATTAAATATTGTCAACAAGAAGATCAAAAAACGAATCGTCCATATACTTCACGCTATATCGGTTCACTGGTCTCTGATTTCCATCGTAATTTATTAAAAGGCGGTATTTATATTTATCCTCAAACCGCACAATACCCCAACGGTAAATTACGCTTACTTTATGAATGTAATCCGATTGCTTTTTTAGCAGAGCAAGCTGGTGGTAAAGCAAGTGATGGTTATCAACGAATATTAGATATTTTGCCTAGCGAATTACATCAACGTTCGCCGTTTTTTGTTGGTGTAACACAGATGGTCAACGACAGCGAACAGTTTATGCAAAAAGACTCACAGTGATCGTTTTATATGATAATCAGATAGATAAAATTATTGGTTAAGAAAGCACCAGCATTCGCTTGCGTTTTAGTTCATAAAAACAGACTATCAATAATGAGATGGCGCTTCACAGACATCTCATTATTGTGCTTGAAAAGTGATAATGTGTCTCAATAGCTATATTTTACGCCCAATAAAATTGAGGAATTTCTAAAGCTACTATCGCCAAACTGGCCAGAGAGATTAAACCAAACATTAGTGTTTGGTGTAATATATCCTTCGACACCGGTTTTTAATTCGGTAATATTACGCCCACCATCTTGTTTAACATCTGTTTCTTCATTAAATGTAACTGTGGGTAGTTTAGAGTTATATAACCAGTTTACTTCAAAAAATAGTTGTCCAGATTGATTATTCAATGCGCTCATCGACGGCAAAGTCCGCAATTCAGTTCTTAGCCCTAAACGCGTGAGCAGATTATCATGGGAACTCGATATTCGGGCACCATTGCTCTGTTTAAGATCGCGTGGTTTTGTGCCCTGCCAAATACCTTGTACTTGCGGTTCAAGAAACAAATTATAATTACCGATTTCCCCAACATGAAAGGTATAACCTGACTCTAGTGAGGCACTGATTCCTTTTAAACGATACTGACTAGAAATAATATTAGAATGCACAGTCGCTTTAAAACTATTCCACTGTGCCCAAGTATCAACATACCAACCTTGAGTTGGTGCGCTATACCAGGTACCATAAATACCATAACTGAACCCATTGAGTTTAGCGGTTGATCGATAATCAGTTTCATCTGATATGGATAAATTTGAACTATAGATATAACCACCCATTAGACCTAAATGAAATCGTTGTAAATTATCAGTCCAAGTTGCTATATCGCCACCTAATTGAGTCATATTCCAATCATTTTTAATTTTTAGTTGGGATTGCCCGGCACTAAATTTAGAATAACCATATTTAGTCCGTAGCCACATGCTGGTTACCTTCTTTTCATTAGTTAATATGTCAGTATAATACGTTTCTCCTAATCTATCATGCAAACGCGTATTAAAAATACTATTCGCGACATACAGATTAGCTAAATAAACACCAGCATCAGGCACCAAAACTTGATTACCATCATTAGCATGCTTACTTCGCAATACCCAATTGTTATTATTAAGTGGGCTTCGAACTAAATTATATTCATAGGCGCCAATCTGTATTGCCCCACTTTGTATAAATTTTCCATTTGACTCGCCATCGACGGTAATGAGATTAATACCTTTTACGGTGTTATCGCCAAGTCCACCTACATTATTCACTGTCACATAACTTGTTCCGGTGGTATTGCCCTTAATCACTAACTTGTCGATCGGTGAATCATCACTTCCTAATACCCCATTAAAATGAATAAAACCGCCATTGCCCGTATAATTGCCCTGTACCATTAAAGTATGCGGTTGAAATATTTTGGGTTCAGTAGAGAAACGAATCACACCAGCATTATTAATATTACCAACAGTGGCATAAGCTTGATCAGGTAAATTTGTACTCGGTGCTATCGCTAAAAGACCACCGTTATACAGATTAACATCTTCAACATAAGCAGCACTATCAGCCTGTCCGGTCGTATTTCTTCCTGCAACCAATACAACTCGCGCATTCTCATAAATAGACAAAGAACCCAATGATTGAGCACCGTTTTCCAATAAAATAAAGCCGTTATTATAGGCCGACGTATCCCTGATGATTGCACCGTTATAAACACGCAGAACACCGGTTTGATTCACAATGCTATCTAAAGCATTTCCAAAAACCCGCAGCGCACCATTTTGATTAACAACGGAATTACTCACAGTGCCATTCGCGTTGACTAGTTGTACACCATTATTAATCGTCGTATTTGTTGCATTACCCTCAACAACTTGCGTCCCCCCCGCAATTGTCGTTTTATCGGCATTTGCACCAGTATTTACCGTTTGTGAGCCACTATTAATTATTGTATTGGTCGCGTTACCATGGAGAATTTGCTCACCACCGTTAATCGTCGTATTATTGGCATTACCGTTCACCACTTGCGTACCACCTACAATCGTTGTGCCATCAGTCGAACCTGTTACATTGACTGTTTGCGAGCCTGAATTGATGATAGTATTTGTTGCAGAACCACTCACAATCTGTGATCCACCCATAATGGTAGTATTGTCAGCTACTCCGCCAATATTGATCGTCTGTGTACCTGACTTTATCTTAGTACTACTTGCATTACCATTAACGGTTTGTTCCCCACCTGAAATCGTCGTCAAATCTGCATGACCGCCAATATTGACCGTCTGGGTACCTGAACTTATTGTGGTATTTGAAGCGGTACCATTCACAATTTGTGTTCCTTGGTTCATAATCATCGTTATATTAGCCTTGCCGCCAACATTCACCGTCTGTTCACCGGCTTTTATTACTGTGTTAGTCGCCGTACCATTCACTGATTGAGTACCACCCAAAATGGTGGTGATATCCGCAATACCACCTTGATTAACAATTTGTGTGCCCGAATTTATTTTTGTATTATTCGCGATACCAGCAACTGTCTGTGTCCCACCTTCAATCGTTGTTTGATCGACTTCACCATTAGCATAAAATTGACTATTCTCATTAACCGTCACATATTGACTTGTTGCACCACGATCTACAGTAAGAACGCCGCCACTATTTATAAAAGCATTTTCAATTGAACTATTTCCCTTGACCGTAACAGTGCCGCCATTAATGGCAATATTTTTCGCATCACTTCGGTTATTGACAAAAAGATTACCATTCTCATAAACTTTTGCGCCATCGATATGCGCAGTCTGATTAACATTAACGACTCCGCCACTATAAATTTCAGAACCATTGGCAATACTTGAGTTATTGACAGACTGAACACCGCCTGAATTAATAATTGCATTATTAGCAATACCGAACAGAATGTTTTGTATTCCCCCCGAATTAATTATCGTATTATTAGCGGTACCACCATCAAGTTGCTGAGCACCGTTATCAATCGTAATATTCGTTGTTTCGCCACCTGATTTGACCATTTGTATTCCACCATCAGAAATCGTCAAATCCTGTTCATGTTGCCCATTGATGACACTACCTGAATAGGCAGAGGCCTCTGATGAAAAAGTAGCATAAGTGACTAAACAGGCTATCAAAAGACTTAATTTATATTTCGCTTGGCTAGGAATTGGACTGTTTTTATTTTTGTTAAATTGGGAAAAGGTATTGCTGTGATAAAATTGACAAGATTTCATTTTTCTTCCTTGTAAATGACTGCTGCCATGCTGCACTACTTTAAATTTACTGGTACGCTAATAACGATGTTTTCACTCTATTTCATATATAATAAATATCAATTAATGCCATCTTTATTATACGTTTTTAAGTGTGATGAGCAAATAAATGATTATAAATTAAATATTTAATAAATAATTGTAAATTATTATTAAATTATTGTGTGATAATTGATAAATATCGAGAATAGAACATAAGGCATATAAAATGTGTACCGCTATCTTGAAAAAATCTGAGCTAATGTTTCGGAAAATTGAAAAGCGATAGGATGTCTAAATTTAGTTAATATCGAACAGCAAAAACATACCCTAAATAGTTCATTCATCCTATTTTTTAATAGATAAAAATATCTTATAAAAACAGATACAAGTCATAAGATTGATTATAAAAAAGATAATTTAATCGATGTTAAGTACTGACTGGATGATTTTTCTGAGATGAGATTATCCTTTTTGACAGCACACAAATATTTGCTACACAAAAATTACTTTCATTAAAATAAAGGCGAGTAAAGACTGGATTGTTATTGGTTATCTTTAAATCCAAACCGTCGTTTAACCCTATCCCAGAACCCAAGCGAACGAACCATTTTGTCACCCTCAATATAAAGACGTATTGTTCGTAATACTTTTTTCGGATCTTTTGAGGAAAAAGTAAAAATAGCACCGGATTTAGTTTGAATAGAATAACGGGGGATCCATCGACCACCCAACATCACCGAAGCCATGACATAATGAATCTCTTGCCATGGAATTTGAATATATTTACGATTGTCACGCAAATCATAAAACTCAAATGCCCTATCACCTATCATGATATTGCCATAGTTGAGTATGCCCATAAATGCAGTACCCTTAATCGCCAGATCAATTTTTGTATTCAGTGATTGAACCATATATAACAGACCATTTTTCATAATTAACTATCTTATTCTGGACTAAAAATCCATTTTTTACCGATAATCAGATAAAAAATAGATTTAAAGATCAGCCTTGTTTGTATAAAAATATGATTAAACTATAAAATACCTAATACATGACCCACAATACCAATGACGAATAAACCCACAATAATTAAGATCGGTGATACTTTTCGTTTGAGTAGCCACATACATAAAAAGGTTAATAACAGCGGTACTAGCCCCGGAATCAGCTGATCTAAGTTACTTTGTAAAGTGGTGACTTTCTCTTGGGTTAAGGATAAACCATTTTGCATTTGTATAAGGGCTTGTTGAATAGCATGATTACCTGGTGGTAATGCAGTCCAGTCAATAAATGCGCCATTGTCCAGTTTTACAGTTGAAATGATCGGCTTAAAGTGAATTGAGACCCATCGCTGCACCAATGCGGCCAAGACAAACATGCCGAGAATCGATGCCCCTTTAGTAATTTTTTGTAATAAACCACCAGAAAGGTTATCGGTAATTTTAGATCCCGAGCGATAACCAAATTCCTGTGTATACCACATAAAGCACCAGCGGATAATATTCCATACTGCAAAGAATAAAATAGGCCCCATAATGTTACCGCTCATCGCTAACGATGCACCAAGCGCGCCTAACATTGGGCGGAGTGTAAACCAGAAGACAGGATCGCCCACACCAGCTAAAGGCCCCATCATACCAATTTTCCCCCCCTGAATAGCAGCATCGTCTACTGCCGCACCATTAGCACGCTCTTCTTCAAGCACTAAAGTCACCCCTAAAATGGGCGAAACCATATAGGGATGCGTATTAAAAAACTCAAGATGGCGTTTTAGTGCAGCAGAACGGTCTTCTTTGGTTTTATACAATTTTTTGATGGCCGGGATCATGGCATAGGTCCAGCCGCCATTTTGCATACGCTCGTAATTCCAAGAACCTTGTAAGAAGGTAGAACGCCACGCAACGGATAGTCTATCTGCTTTAGTTAACTTAATTTTTTGATTCATTTTAAATCCTCCCGTTCTTAGTAATCATTTAAAATATCATCTAATGGATCGCCCATATTACTGCCATTTGATGAGCCGCCCCGTTCGGAAAGATTTAAATAAATCAGCGCTAACGCAAAACCTAAAGCACCCAATGCAATCAAGGTCAATTGTGAAATGGCTGCTACCACAAAACCAATAATGAAAAATGGCCAGACTTCCCGAGTCGCCATCATATTAATCACCATTGCATAACCCACTGCAACCACCATACCACCACCAATTGCCATACCTGCTGTCAACCACTCTGGCATTGAATTCAGTCCTGCCTGCACTATTTCTGCTGGAATGAATAATAGTGCCGCCGCTGGAATAGCAATTCGCAGTCCTTGTAGACAGATAGCAAAAATTTGCAAAAATTCAATTTTAACGATGTTTCCTTCTGCAGCAGCAGTATCCATCATATGAACGATAGGAACAGCCAGCGTACGCACGATCATCGTTAAAAACAAGCCGGCAACCGCTAATGGAATTGCCACCGCGATGGCAGTTGAGACGCCAGCAGTCCCTTGTCCACCCAAGACTAAAATAATGGCGGAGGCAACCGAAGCAAGTGCAGCATCTGGTGCAATAGCGGCGCCGATATTAGCCCAGCCTAATGCAATCATTTGTAAGGTCCCGCCCAGAATAATACAAGACTCTAGATTACCCGTCACTAGTCCAATTAAGGTACAAGCAACAAGGGGTTGATGAAACTGAAATTGATCTAAAACACCTTCGATGCCCGCTAAAAAAGCGACGGCGATGATTAAAACCATAGCAATGATAGATAGATCCATACTATACCTCTTCTATTAATCCAATTATTTTTTTTCAGCTAACTCTGTGCGTGCTTTGTTTAATAATTCATCAAAATTATCTTGAGAATCATTGGGCACTTTACGCACATCAAACTTAATCTCTTTTTGCTTCAGTTGCTCAAAAGCCGCAATGTCAGCTTCGTTTAAAGAAATGGCTTTATTCACCACCACTTTACCAACAGAGTGCGCCATCGAACCAATATTAACGTCAGTAATAGCTAGACCGCCTTCGACGGCACGCAGTACATCTTGCGGATTTTCAAACAGCAATAATGCCTTAGTATGACCAAAACGTAGATCTTTGGCGACCTCAATAATCTTACTGATTGGTACCACATTGGCTTTCACACCGGGTGGTGAAGCCTCTTTGATTAATTTTTTGCGCAGTTCGTCGTGGGCTACGGAATCAGAAACGACAATAATTCGATTGGGATTGGTTGCCTTAGTCCAGGCTGTCGCGACCTGACCATGGAGCAGGCGAGAATCAATTCTTGCCAGTACAATTTTTATGTGGCCATCACCCACAGCGTTGGCTTCAGATATATGATCAGGACGGAGAGTATTGAGTGTTTTTGGGGCTTCAGATTGATAAGTAACATTGCTATTGATGCCCTCTCTGGCGGGCTGTAAAATCTGTTGTGCGATCTCTTTTGCAGATGTCGAGGATAATCGACACGCATAGGCCTCAATCAACATCGGTAAATTCAAACCAGATACGATAACCCAGTTATCTTGATGCTCGCTACACAGGTTATTGGCTTGATTAAACGGCGTTCCTCCCCATAAATCAACCAAAAATAATATTTGTTCTTGATTTTTAAATATAGCAATGGCAGCTTGCATTTTCATTTTCAGATCATCAGGGCTCTCGCTGGGATGCAAGGTGACTGCTGTTACATTTTCCTGCTCACCAAACACCATACCGCCAGATTGTAGTATTCCTGAAGCAAACTCACCATGAGATGCAAGGATAATACCGACCATTTAATTACCTCCTATTTTTGGTTTTACCATAACAAAAGTAATAAAAGTAATAAAAGTGATGAAAGAAGCAACAATACAGCATAAAAACTTATGCGTCACTGATTTAAAAAATAAAATAAGTATAATTGTGAGATATACTACAATTTTAACAAAAGATTTAATTGTAAAGCGGAAAAGAAAGTACTTTAATTTGATGTGCAGTGAATGTTGACAGAAGTATAGGCTGAAAGATCTCGAGCTTTGGCTATCATCAATCATGAGCGGTAAGATATTGATAAGTCATTTATTATCTATTTTCATCAGTTAAAAATTTTCATTTCAATCTGTCTAGATTTTACTAAGTTGTTAAAGTCAAATTTTCCGCTATAGAAACCCGGATGATGAAGTCTCATGCTTTATCAAAATAAGGCCATTATTGAGTGCAAACACACAAAACAGTGAAGATTGCCATTTAATCAAGCAGAGACTTATATCGAAAAGTCTCAGTAAAAAATAACATTAAATCCCATCAAGACTCAGCCTATCATAAATATGAGACGAATCACTGACTGTGGTTATAAAAAAAACTTTAAAGACAAATTATCGGTTTCATCATGATAGTCATAGCCGAGCTCGGCTAAATGATGAATAAAATTATTATCTGATTTCAATAATTCAAAACCCGCTAAGACACGCCCATAATCAGTACCATGGCTACGGTAATGGAATAAGGATATATTCCAATTTGTGCCTAATGTGTCTAAGAATTTCAGTAGCGCACCTGGTGATTCTGGAAATTCAAAACTATAAATACGCTCGGATATCGGCTGACATGGCTTACCGCCGATCATGTAACGAACATGGAGTTTAGCCATCTCATCATCGGAAAGGTCAACAACCTGATAACCCCCTGCGATTAATTCTTGAATAATATCCTGTTTATCATTTTCCAGACCAGATAATCTGATCCCGACAAAAATACATGCACTATTTTGATCATGATAACGATAGTTAAATTCGGTTACACTACGGCCGCCAAGTAATTGACAAAACTTGAGAAAACTACCTTTTTCTTCAGGAATCGTCACAGCAAATAGTGCTTCTCGTTTTTCACCGAGTTCACAGCGTTCTGATACATAGCGTAAATTATGAAAATTCATATTCGCACCGGATAAAATATGGATCAGTTTTTCATCACAAATATTATGCTGTTCAACATATTTTTTCAAACCGGCTAAAGCTAGCGCGCCAGAAGGTTCAGCAACGGCGCGCACATCATCAAACAGATCTTTAACCGCAGCGCAAATTTCATCACTATCAACAAGAATAATATCATCGAGATACTGCTGACATAATCGAAAGGTTTCATCACCAATTCTTTTCACCGCCACACCTTCAGCAAATGAACCAACCCGGTTTAAATCAACCGGATGACCTGCATCAAGTGCCGCTTTCAAGCAAGCCGAATCTTTTGCCTCAACGGCGATAACTTTAATCGATGGCATAATTTGTTTGATTAAAGCAGCGATACCAGCTGCCAATCCCCCTCCACCAACCGGGACAAAA
Protein-coding regions in this window:
- the ilvA gene encoding threonine ammonia-lyase, biosynthetic yields the protein MTGADYLKASLCAPVYDVAVVTPLEVMEKMSHRLHNQILVKREDRQLVHSFKIRGAQAMIANLNERERNNGVIAASAGNHAQGVALSATKLGINSLIVMPLTTPDIKVEAVRAFGGEVLLYGTNFDEAKTKAIALAKEQNRTFIPPFDHPLVIAGQGSVAMEILQQNAKVDRIFVPVGGGGLAAGIAALIKQIMPSIKVIAVEAKDSACLKAALDAGHPVDLNRVGSFAEGVAVKRIGDETFRLCQQYLDDIILVDSDEICAAVKDLFDDVRAVAEPSGALALAGLKKYVEQHNICDEKLIHILSGANMNFHNLRYVSERCELGEKREALFAVTIPEEKGSFLKFCQLLGGRSVTEFNYRYHDQNSACIFVGIRLSGLENDKQDIIQELIAGGYQVVDLSDDEMAKLHVRYMIGGKPCQPISERIYSFEFPESPGALLKFLDTLGTNWNISLFHYRSHGTDYGRVLAGFELLKSDNNFIHHLAELGYDYHDETDNLSLKFFL
- a CDS encoding PTS mannose/fructose/sorbose transporter subunit IIC, with translation MDLSIIAMVLIIAVAFLAGIEGVLDQFQFHQPLVACTLIGLVTGNLESCIILGGTLQMIALGWANIGAAIAPDAALASVASAIILVLGGQGTAGVSTAIAVAIPLAVAGLFLTMIVRTLAVPIVHMMDTAAAEGNIVKIEFLQIFAICLQGLRIAIPAAALLFIPAEIVQAGLNSMPEWLTAGMAIGGGMVVAVGYAMVINMMATREVWPFFIIGFVVAAISQLTLIALGALGFALALIYLNLSERGGSSNGSNMGDPLDDILNDY
- a CDS encoding mannose/fructose/sorbose PTS transporter subunit IIA gives rise to the protein MVGIILASHGEFASGILQSGGMVFGEQENVTAVTLHPSESPDDLKMKMQAAIAIFKNQEQILFLVDLWGGTPFNQANNLCSEHQDNWVIVSGLNLPMLIEAYACRLSSTSAKEIAQQILQPAREGINSNVTYQSEAPKTLNTLRPDHISEANAVGDGHIKIVLARIDSRLLHGQVATAWTKATNPNRIIVVSDSVAHDELRKKLIKEASPPGVKANVVPISKIIEVAKDLRFGHTKALLLFENPQDVLRAVEGGLAITDVNIGSMAHSVGKVVVNKAISLNEADIAAFEQLKQKEIKFDVRKVPNDSQDNFDELLNKARTELAEKK